Genomic segment of Coffea arabica cultivar ET-39 chromosome 1e, Coffea Arabica ET-39 HiFi, whole genome shotgun sequence:
GTAATTTTCCAATTCCTCTACTACATTTGAGATTTGATTACTTAAATATTCTTGTTTCCTTACACAGATATATGGTACAGTACAAGTTACCCACTGTTTCCAAAACTGATAAACCTTTACttcaagtatttttttttttttaaacttttttactTTTGGTACCACTGAAACTGATGCTAGTCCATGTTCGCCTTCTTTTGCAAGTATTGCTGGTACTTAACTTGCAATGTTCCATGGCTTGGTTGGCTGTGACCCTAAcatctttttgttccttttggGCTACGCGTGTAGTAAAAATTTATAATCAAGGTACTTGTTCATTTTTCTGACATCTATATGAAAATGAATTATGAGTAGTACCTAAGATAAGGTATGGCTCTATTGAAGGAGAAAAAATGTTTTAGAATAGGGAGTCTCAAGCCCAACTCTGATCAATTGACTTGGGaataaatcttgggaaaaaatCTTGTGATCAACTCTGATCAGGGCTTAGATTGTTGAAAGGTAGGCAGACTGGAGAAAATCACTGTCTTTTTGTGATCTGGTCTGGTTTAACGAGCCATTTTCTGGACAACATATTCTGCGACTGTGTACATTGTAGCATGATCAAATTGTTTGACCATCTTCTGTGTGCCTTCTTAAGCTATTGTATCACTGATCATTAATTGATCACTCAGATGTTTGTGACTTACAGTTCTAAGGACAAATGCAGTCAATTCTGCCTCTGGATCTGCTTATGCGGAGTTTGGAAACACCAAGGTCATAGTGTCAGTGTGAGTATGTAGCTTAATTGGCAGATgttcttttatttcattttattgtaTGACTTAAGTAAGCAGCAGATTCTCTGCTACAATTCAAATACTGGTACCGTTGTATCTGAGGGTTATTTCATTAAATGGTTTAGGCCTTTGCTTAGGGTGTTTCTAGTTGTCTAGGTagagaagaaaaaatgaaaaggatgAAGAAGTTTAGTATTAAACTTCCTCCAAAATAGTTCTTGCCATCCTTGATTTTCTCTTTCTATTCTTCCGTTCTGAATCAAAGGTGTGTGAAGAgtgaaaataaggaaaaagCAACATAATTATTTGTTCATCAATTTTCACGGAACCGGCTTCTGAGTGTTTTCTTGCATCCTGTTCTACATCTGGAAGTTGGTTTTGCTATCAGATTATGACTAAATTTTTCTGGCCATTGTTAGATTTGGGCCAAGGGAGAGTAAGAAAGCAATGATGTACAGCGATGTAGGTCGGTTGAATTGTAATGTCAGCTACACAACTTTTGCTACTGTCCACCGCAACCAGGTAAACTTTAGAGCTATCTAGAACCCTTATAGTGTCATGAACTTTTCCTTCTGTTTTACATCTTTCCTTAAGAATTTTCTCTATAACTAAAATAAGGCTTCTTATGCATTAGGGATCTGATAGCAAAGAATTATCATCAATGCTGTATAAAGCTCTGGAGGGTGCTATAATATTGGAATCTTTTCCTAAGACAACTGTAGATGTTTTTGCTTTGGTTTTGGAATCTGGTGGCAGTAAGTTTGAGTTCTACGTTGTGCCTACGGAGTAAGTCTGTGATGTCGTAGACTTGGAACTGATGTGCGGTATTGGCAGGTGATCTTCCTGTGATTATCTCATGTGCCAGTCTTGCTCTAGCGGATGCCGGGATCTTGTTGTATGACTTGGTTGCCGCTGTTTCTGTGGTATGATACGAGAAATGCACTCTTATGGCAAGGTTTTAGACTAGATGATACCAAATATCTACCATGGTTTGGCCTCCAGCACTGGCTATAAAACTGATTTTGTTGATACTATACCACATAGGGTAGGAGAGTGGATCGTGATCAGTGTTGTTATCCTGTTTCTACCTATTGCATTTGTCATCACCTAGATAATCATGTTATGTTAGGAAACaattttcacctcttgaatcctGTCAATTTTCTGTATGCTCTGGATGGCAGCGTTGTGATAGCACAGTGGAGGGAAATGAGGTTGGTGAGATATTTCCTCTGAAAACATGTGTTTTGTGTATTTCgtgaaaatttttctttgagGCTGTGTTGCCTGTTCTTTAGGCGTGATCTGTTTTGTTATGTAGGTTGATATTTCCCTATGGCTAATCTTACGAGAAAGACAATGTTATACACGACCATCTTTTGCTGTTCCTCCTTTTTATTAGCTTCATGTAAAATTGTCCAAGTATATGTGAGAAGCTTTTTATTTACAACCTAAAACACCTCCAAATGGATTTATTTTTGGATCCTAATTATTTGCTAATTGTTATGACTTATAGCCAAGACTTCAGGCTCCTTTATCCATATGCTTGCGACACTTTTTCAGTGTGGCCTTTTACCTTGTCCTTGAAGAAGTTTTCCCATAACAATTGATGCACGGTGTTCAGGTTGTTATCTATCTGCCATCCATCCAACATTAGCAATATGTTTGCTATGCAAACAGTTTACCTGCAGTGGTGGGCTATTTGGGGAAAATATATTATCATACTGCATCTGCTATCAAAGAATTTCCTTTAGTAATCGTTTCTATGAACTATTATGATACTGCATCTGCCATTGGTGAAGTATTCATAGTAGATGTGATTCTTGTGTGGTGCGTTAACTAAATTGCTTTGTTTTCCTGTTTATAGTCCTGCCTTGGAAAAAACCTTGTCATTGATCCTATTTTAGAAGAAGAAAGCCCCCAAGATGGGAGCTTTATGATTAGTTGCATGCCTTCACGTAATGAGATCACTCAACTTACTCTTACGGGAGAATGGTCAACCCCAAAGATTAGTGAGGTAAGCTATGAGGCTCGGTATGTATGCTAACGGGGGCTGTGCTTGCTCTGTCCCTTGTGCCAGATAACAAGGCATAAGAATTCATTAATAGTTTATACCTTTGATTGCTAAGTAGAGCGTAGGAAGCTAACGTACTCTTTTTCTTTGTGAAGGCAATGGAGCTATGCCTTGATGCCTGTTCAAAGCTTGCAAAGATCATGCGGTCAAGTTTGAGAGAACCTCTATCTGCTTCTGAGGAATAAGGAGTATTAGTACTTTCGCTTAGtacatatataaatacattttccaatttcttttttgttggGCCAACAATTTTGTGGCTTGCTTGAAAGTTCATAACAAGTggttggcctgaaattttgagCAGTTGTTTGGTGCTAATTCTGACGATTGCTcctcttatatattttcttgcttcatttaaTCAGAAATATCTATATTGAGTCTTCTTTTGAGCATGTGTAGGATGAATTTGAGAGCTCCCCATTTGAATCCAGTATAACTGAGGCAGTGTAAAGACATTCTTGGTCTTCCATCAGGCTTCTGTACCCGCTGTTATTAATTAGTTCTCTTGGGACTTACCATTAGGAAAATTGTGTTGTGGCTTAGGACAAGATGAGATTATGTTTGGTTGAGTTTCAGATCCAAACCTAATCTGATATATCCACATGCATTCGTGCAAATCATAGCAACATCTGCAAATATGTACAAAACTCCAAGTTGATCAAACTTGTGTAGTTGTAATCATGTGGTTGTTCTACTTTAATAGTACTAATACTGGCAACAGCCAACAACACATCAAGGCTGCCTAGACAGGTAAAAGGGGTTCTAGCTAACTTCTAAGCCAGCTTATTTCAGCCAACCACATATCAAGGCTGCCTAGACAGTTAAAGGGGTTCTAGCTAACTTCTAAGCCAGCTTATACCATGCATCGTTAATGTTGTTGCAATTGGTTCCCCAGTGTGTGAATGGCTATCATCCATCCATGGATGATATGATGGAGTGGGCTCAGATCCAAATATGAATACGAATAACCTCCGACTAGGTAGGTACCAATTCATTGACATCGTATTTGTCAATGCAAATATGAGAAATGGCACAGAGCTGGCTAACTCTAACTGTTATGGATTTGGATGGTTTTGCTCTCCGCAGAGTTTAAAGTGAATGGTCCGCCCCAGACCAAATACCAAATAATTAATATGCCAGACAGCCACATCTATTTCgagttttcaatgattaataACTCTTTGATATCAATCAACGATAAATTTATATCCAAAACTAGTACTACCATGAAAGTAAGGCACTGGGAATAAAGAGTTGCTTATTTATTCCCTATTCAGACAACAATGAAAAATTGGTGCTTtgagaaagaggaaaaagactGACCATCTTCGGAACAATTTAGTGCATGTATTCTTTTTCTTGCATACGTGTATTCTTGTCATTGAGCAATGGCTTCTTGTGTTTCTATGACAAATCTAAATTGAAGAAAAGGTCGACTTCCATTTTAAGTACGTCAAGACTATTTCTTTAGCCCGACGGGCATGCACTTCCGCGGTCGTTGTAGGGGCCACGAAGCTTTAATTTTCCATCGTGGACTTGCGGAAATCTGGCCGCCTTTGTCGAACCGAGGCCTGCCTGTGCCAGCTAAcaattagtttttcttttttaaagttGATGGTATTAAACTAATTGCTTTGACAATTGCGGTTCTGCAGGGAAGCCATAATTTTATCCATCATTACACTTGCTCTTATTTTTATTCTTCATGTCTACACTTTGCCCTGCCCGGCAAATACTAGTGCAGACTCAGGACTCGTTTGGAATTGCGATACTTTTGTCAAGCAAATACTTTCGGATGACAAAAGCATTTTTAACATGTTCGATAAGTATCATTCCTTAGTGAGTTCTTGGCCAATAAAGCATTTTTGGCATGAACTCaaaattgatatttttagagCAATTTTcctgtttcaaaaaaaaaatcgactttaacaatttcattaaaaattttgaactaaataaagaaagaaatatgTTTTAGAAATTgcaaattatcaaataaaacgATACTCGTGCAAGTGTGCACCTAAATAATATAATTAAGCACTTAATAAgtatttcaataaaaaaaaaaaactctactaaTTCAGTGCTTTTTTGATAAGCCACTGCGACCCCTTACTCTATGCCTCCACTCGTAAACCTTGCATCCACCAAGTTACCAAATTATCATCAGTTATGACCTGCGAATATGCAGTTTTTATGGATGCAAATTGGTTGAGAGCCGTCACGAATTTGCTTGAAGGATCGGTTGCTTGCTCCAATAACAAAATGTACGTTGAGTCTTGGCATAGCATTTGCCGAAACCAAAAGAGTGACTCAAGaatcacttttttttgtttattttttgtttggtttggtttggttgGCCACTCGGTCTTGGGTTGCGGAGACTTCAGACTTCAATTACTTAGGGAGTCTTGTAAATGGTAAGTTGCTCGGAGTTTTGTCTCTCGGGGCCATGGGTTCAAGTTTTCTAGTCACCGTCGTCAGGCATATATAGGGAGCATGGGTGGTGGAGGCAACGGGGGAGGGGGGCCTTGGGGTTGGGGGCAGCTGAGTCATGGTCAAGGCCTCCAGACtaacaaactcaaaaagatAGATTGATAGATCCGGTCTCCTTGGGTTTGACATGTACATCTTGTGGAATTCAATGCTGACCATCTTCATAGTAGTATTACATGCTAATTCAATTCCCTGCTTGAAGTTTTCCTATATACCAGTATTTAATTATATGCATCTCCTTCCTTCCTTGGTACACACCGACTAATAAATTTGCAACATTCCAAAAACTATGCGTATACTACGTAAAGATTTACCAGGACACCATTTTGGAATTggacattagggtttcatattCCACGCaccaaaaagattttttttaaaaaaagaaaaagtgatagTTTGGATGCTATAGTTTTCTCCACACTCGTGATCagacttttttgctttttttcttttcagttgTTCAATTGATCACGAGAAGTTGCTAAACATGAATGGATTTTACTTTCAAAGTTCACTTTTACGTTGGGTAATTTTGTGCTTTGAAGCTTTATTTTAGTGTATCCAAAAGTTTGATGTACTAAAACTAGGCAAAATTagttaacaattttttttctttatgtctttcaaattaacaataatgaaactaaatttgGGATTTCATTTCATTGACATCATCCCTTAAAGGTTGTCCACTTgatcttcttcctctttttttcttgataccaACCCACTTTGTCTACGTTGAAAAGGATGATAAATGCCTATTAAATACACTTGAATAAGATACACGTACGCCTTGAAGTCTTGATTTAATAATTATTGAGTGGTTCTGGCTTGACTATCAATTGAAAGGCAAAGAGGGTTCAAAGTCATGATACTCTACTCTTTCACGTACGGTTCAAAGACATGATTAGTCCACACACCATACTATTGTCTGTCAAGGTTCATGTCTGTACTGTGAAATGTTTCCATATTGCAGACCCCAAATAAATATTTGAACACTTCGACGAAATACATCTACAAGCAGAAAAGTATGTATATAGAAacaaacccccaaaaaaaaaaaaaaggaaataaaccaGATGGGCATTTATCAACTCgaaatgaaaaagaacaaatCTCGAAATTAGTCAACTCCTCGGATCATTTATAAAATTGTTGTGCTTCAAGTGACACCGCTACTTGACAAAACAATTATTAGAAGGATCTTTTTAGTAAACGTAGAATAGGTATTCGTTAGGGTCCCGTTTGGAGTTGTATGAGTTATAAATAAACGCTTTTGATATAaatacttttcaaaaaaaatgtatttctaAGTTATTAAAACTAGGCTACTTAAGTTACGAAAAAATTAGTtaccaaatattttttttaaaaaaaaaattatatctaGTACTGCTTAAAAGAGCTTTTTGGTAAATGCGCCGCAACCCTAAATGGAGCATAAGAATCCAACTTTATTGTTTAGATGTGTGTTCATATTcattaatcttttgtatttAAACACTTTTCAACTTAATTTTACTTTTATTGACAATTAAATACCTAATTAACCAagcctttatatatatatatatataaacagcCCTATACACAATTAAATTCGAAGTATGTGGAGGTGGACTCATTAATGGTGAGTCAAAGGCATATTGTATTTTCAATAGCTCATTTCATATACTAACATAATaataaagcaaaaaaataaaaactattcTAATTTTTTCTTTGCTTCGGCTCTTTTCTTCGTTTCTCTTATAATtcagatttaaaagaaaaaaaaaatggaccaATGCATTGATTCAAATAAAATATATGAACGTGCTTTCGTATAAAGTCGAACGTTTAGGTGCATATATAGTGTGCAAGACAGGatttgtgtaaaaaaaaaaagactttatTTGTAAATAAAAACACAGTAAAATATTGAAAtattccaaaccaaaaccacAGAGTGTATTCTGCACACTAAAATGGTGACATACTTACCAAATAAATAGCTACTTCTTTATTTACATCCGACTTCTTTCATGTCAATTTCCCAtccgtttttattttttttcttttcttctccaaatTTCTTTGAAAGGTTTATCAAGTATATCACCGGGTTCGAAACCTCCCGATAAGAGCAGAATAAacaatttaaatatttttaaataaagtATCAAACTAATCAGACTGTGAAGTTTCCCAAATATATTCATcttccaaagaaaataaagaaaagatatcaaaagaaaaaggaacatGAACAGAAAAGTTTCCTTAACTCCTCTCCAAACTTTGAACCTGTACTTTTCCAACAGTTGCAAAGCCTCATACATTATAGCCTATAGGGATGGAAAATGATGCTAGTATGGTTGGCAATTCGGCATATTGATAATGGTAATCAAATGACATAAACTTCTGGAAActtgtcttttcttttattttcctctGACTTTCAAAGTACCAGTGTGAAAACGAGAAAATTGATTCATCCATCTTTATTGATTATTCCCTTCTGATCGCCAAAGCATCATCATGGGGTGAGTTAGTAAGCGCAAACTTTACGAAGAACACAACAAAATCATGCAAAAGAGACTTTGTAACAAAAGGCAGTTTGCAAAAAGATCATTGCCCTCCCACTTGACATCCCTGCATATCCCAGAAAAATGCTGGTATATCTTTCTGTACATTTGTTTGCAGCATTTTCATTGAACCCTACAAGCATCTTCAGTAGATTCCATTTTGTTGCTAATCTCTATTTCCAGAAAAGATTGTTTCTTGATATGGACATCTCATGGACACATTTGGTTCGAAGAACTGTGATTTTTGTGTTAACTACATTGGATTTTTTACTCTCTTAAATGGGAATTCTTTCATGTTTTTTCTGGTATAACTTGAATCATATTAATATTTATCATTTGAATAGTAGAACCCACAATTTGTTTTGTCATGTAATGGTGGAAAAATCAGTTATTATGCTCCTTTCCACTTTAAACGGTTCATTACTTCTAGAACAGTAGCTTAAAGATTTTTGAACCCGGGACGGTTTGGGGATAGATTTGAACTGCAAATTTAATGTTCTTAGGCTAATGCATATGATGCATAGTTGGTTGACTGGTTCTTGCTTCGACTGGACTTCGAATCCGAGGCTTTTTCCAAAGTGGTTTATGAATTGACTGAATTATATAGGAAATTCGAGGGACTTGGTCACATGGTTGACCTGAACCTTTGGTCCAACTAGGAGGAGATGGTGGATTTTTTGTTATTACTCCATATACAAGTTGATACATAACCTTTTCATTTCTTCACATGATCTCTGCTGAAGGAAAGGAAACTACAGCTGGGGCTTCTTTGCTTTGGTGGCTTAGGACTCATAAGCAATCATTTTCCGGTCATACATTACTGGTTAAAATTGATTTGCCTCTTGGTTTTCAATGCTTCACAGATCAATATCTCTAATCCTGAACGCCGTGGAAGGTTTTGAGCATTCCACATGGCTTATATTAGTTGCAAGTCTGTAAGGTCGGTCCATTG
This window contains:
- the LOC140010996 gene encoding exosome complex component RRP41-like isoform X3, with the protein product MAGKGGATPATYSPSLTTVKGKKKPPIFADDANWVRSDGRHFHECRPAFLRTNAVNSASGSAYAEFGNTKVIVSVFGPRESKKAMMYSDVGRLNCNVSYTTFATVHRNQGSDSKELSSMLYKALEGAIILESFPKTTVDVFALVLESGGSDLPVIISCASLALADAGILLYDLVAAVSVPRLQAPLSICLRHFFSVAFYLVLEEVFP
- the LOC140010996 gene encoding exosome complex component RRP41-like isoform X1 — its product is MAGKGGATPATYSPSLTTVKGKKKPPIFADDANWVRSDGRHFHECRPAFLRTNAVNSASGSAYAEFGNTKVIVSVFGPRESKKAMMYSDVGRLNCNVSYTTFATVHRNQGSDSKELSSMLYKALEGAIILESFPKTTVDVFALVLESGGSDLPVIISCASLALADAGILLYDLVAAVSVSCLGKNLVIDPILEEESPQDGSFMISCMPSRNEITQLTLTGEWSTPKISEAMELCLDACSKLAKIMRSSLREPLSASEE
- the LOC140010996 gene encoding exosome complex component RRP41-like isoform X2: MAGKGGATPATYSPSLTTVKGKKKPPIFADDANWVRSDGRHFHECRPAFLRTNAVNSASGSAYAEFGNTKVIVSVFGPRESKKAMMYSDVGRLNCNVSYTTFATVHRNQGSDSKELSSMLYKALEGAIILESFPKTTVDVFALVLESGGSDLPVIISCASLALADAGILLYDLVAAVSVSCLGKNLVIDPILEEESPQDGSFMISCMPSRNEITQLTLTGEWSTPKISEVSYEARQWSYALMPVQSLQRSCGQV